The window CTAAGTAGGTATTCTACCAATCTGCTACATAGATAGGGAAAGTCAACATAGCAAACTAAAAAGTGCGTAAAATAAGATGACTTTAAACACACCTCTCCTGAATCCTTTGTACGTAGAGAACCTGGCGATATCAGAAGCGGTACGTAAAGCTGGCCTTCCCCATCCAAAGCGCTTTGCAGTTTAAGAGTTTATGCTTACAGCTTACTATTTGGAAACTTGGAACAGCCCACGAACCCCCACTGATTCTCTGAAAGACACTCATCTTCCTCCACTCGATGATTCCATCCTTCTGAGCTGGGCTTAGCTTTTAGAAAAGTAAAAAGGGTACAAAATCTGATGCAGTTGATAGACAAATCTTAATCCTTTTCAGAACCAGTATTTATTCAAAACTTAAGAGGCGAAAGTATTTATTCTAAGTTCAATACGTTCAAAGTTCGtaagttattttatatatacaatacttACAGTCTCTTTTTCTTGAGTAAAGCCAACATGTAAAGGCACAAGATGATCCAAAAGTGTATACCTTTTTGCCTTCTTTCTGGAGCTTACCACTTACGACATACTGACACTTCTTCATGTTTTCATTCAGAGAGCCATCTTATCTTCACACCTTACAGCAATCGCTACCGCACTTCATCCTAatcgaaacaaaacaaaaaattgtaAGAACCTGTAAGACTGGATCAAATGAATCAACATCAAAACTAAAAGGCGACGCCCTTTGATTGGGTTATCAACACcattgaagaaaaaaaagaaattgatcATCGCCTTAACTTTAGATTCGAAATCCTAATTCGTATTCTGGTGGACATGGTGAGATATCCTTGAAATACAAAGCGACAGAGACTTGCCGGTGGAGAGATGAGACTTTCGATTGGATTTTATTGCCAGAGCTTTCGATTCTTCACTGGAGGTTTTCGGGTTTGCTTGCAAGTAAGTTTAGACGAAGATGTTGAGCAATCGATATATATGAGGATAAAAAGAGGGAGGTGGAACGAAACTATAAAGAAGGAATCAAAGAGCACCATTGATTGAGCTCACCGTAACGGACATCACGAAGAACCTAGATGGTGAAGACGAAGTGGAACCCGATTGATGCGTCGTATATTATGATTCTCTCTGTAGTTGTATGACGTGTTAAAACACTTGTCTCTGATTGGTCAATTTTTTGTGATGACGTGGACACCTTCCCCATGGATTATATatcccttttagtattgtattgattcTAACAATTTAAAACCGCTGATGTTACTGaatcttcatttttaataggTTGAAGTAAGCAGGCGTATAGCTCACTTTCAAATAGGCGCAGAGGTTGAGATTTTGTTTACTGATGACGAAATATGGTATCCAGGAAAGGTTGTTGATCTTAAACTGTGTGAAGGACTAGAGGAGCTGACAGTTGAGTACACGACACTCTTCACATACCAACATAATAGACTTCAGAAACTTCAGGATACTAACACGGCTGACAAAATACGTCCTGCAACACCAACTAGTGACCAAAAATCCTTTGAGATGATGGATAAGGTAGAAGCCTTTTACAACAATGGCTGGAGCAGCGGACAAATTAGCATGGTACTTGGTGATAACACATACTCGGTGTGTCTCTATActtctatggaaactattctatTCAAACATTCAGATTTGCGAATTCATAGAGAATGGAAAGATGGAGTCTGGAAGATGGCAGATAAGGTAAATCATAACTAGAATTATACTTCACGTGAATTGtttatatacatacattttagtttcaggaatggtttccagaaattccgattgcaacaaatttgataatattttgcttGGTGTCCATTGTTTGATTAAGGGTGAAGCCtgataagaaaaggaaagctgctgcctcatcacaaaattcaggaatggataatgttttcctaagaaggAGCGAGAGGGTGACTAAACGATCTAGAGACACAAAAACTCCATTCAAGTCTGACAGAAATCCGGCTTTAACTGTAATACCTGAGAATATTATACCTGCAGTTGATCCGTTTTCAACTCCTGCGGAACATAAGCTTTCAAGGCTTCAAAATTGGATGACATTAAAGCCCGGCATGCATGAAACGTAAGAATGTTTCTGTCCTTgtctatatattcttatatttatgtataagagGTTTGGTAAATTCCTTTGAATCTTTAATCGACTGCAGGTCCCTATCAATCAATGATAATAAGATaaggaaatctttctttcaaagcatggaaaatgcaaaaaaggaccttaagaaagaggtaatttgtttacatatgttcttgccttgagctttttttttaaaaaaaaattcaggaaggatttgtttagtttcaggaattatatagtaacaaattagataatgtttgcctttttttttgcagcacaTTGATGGAGCCTTTGCAATGCTAAATTGCAGAAGAAATGAGAATGCTGCTTGGTTCCACAACTACAAGATTCCAAAGGCGTGCTTCCTACCTATGGAGTTCTTGCATTGCTTGCTCTCTGATGATTTGGcttacaagaaagaaaaggtCAAAGGTAAAAAGATTTTCAACGATATATTTAAAGATACTGTGAGAGGGAAGGTATATCCAGAGAAGACATGGggagaagatgttgatgttgtGTATGGGATTACTCTTGGAAAAAAAAGCAATGTCTGGATTGGGATGGAAattcatttgaagaagaaaagaatcacagtatatgattgttttcaaaaggaaagcaaCAGCATTGATATTCCTCAAGTGAAAAAGTTGGCAGGTATGTATAAACAATTTGTATTTGATGTATTCAACTGTTTCTTGGTTTGAAATATTCAACTGATTCTATcttgatattgatttttaaatatgacaGTGTTGATTACTAATCTGCTGGTGGAATCTTCTGGTGATGAGGTAGATAAAGTGAAGATGATTCCATTTGAGATTGAGCAGGCACAAGGTTTACCCAAGACAAAACATCCTTTCAACTGTGGGATATTTCTTGTCAAGATTCTGGAGTGCCAGTCATTGAAGATAGGAGACATGACAAAGATTAATGATGACAATGCATTGGAGCTAAGGAGAACCTTGTCTTGTGAGATATTTAACCAATTTGTGGATGAGAGCTTTGGGAAATGAGAATGAtgcatgaaaacattttttgttttagttaagactcggttttagttatgactgtttattttgttatgttgtTGGCGTCTGGTTACATAAGAAAGATTGGAAGGAtatcaagtattttttttgggtatcatatatcttggaaggttaaaataatgtttctggatgggtttccagaaaaaaagttaagtgtttcaaatgtaaaaaagaatgaaatgagATTATATACTAAGGATTTGACATGTATATGGTAAGCTTAAAATTGTGATGTTTACAgacaacaaaaatttagaaCCACAAAGGATCGAACCCAGAGGGAGAGAGTTTGCGTATTTGGATAGTGTGGGAGTTTAGCCACTAGGCCAAGAAGAATCATCTGTTAATggattacatttaattttatttaactccaaactgtaacacaaaaaaaaattaaaattgattttgaatccaccacatATCGAACCCGGGGATAGAGAGACTTTTGAGTTATGAAATGCCTTGGTTTAACCGCTggtctgaggagaatcatctgttaaagaatattacataagcatatttaaaccaattaatataggataggtttccaaaacaatacatttcgattgaaaaaagacaaaactctTGCCGTCTCAACACTCTCGCCGTTTCAAACTTCTCGAATCTCACTCGTCTCCGCCTCTcgaatctctctctcatctccatATCTCTCGATCTCCGACGAAAACCCATctccagaactctctctctctctcgatcttttACGCGAGCTCTCTCTATTCTCCGAGAAAAATCATTTCTAGAGCTCTATCTCTTTAAGGTATGTTGCAGATTCAAccttatgtgtgttttctttctgaGAGATTGGTCTCCTGGTTTTTGCTTGTGTATAGACTTGCTCGTTTTAACCTAATATGATTGGTAGAATTCTAGTTCATGTGAAAGCATGTGTATAGACTCAGGAAGGATTTGTATTGTTTCAGGAAACCCTTCCTGAAAATtggattttaattaatttagaaaaataaaatttttcttGTTTATGCAGGATAAAAACAAGATGGGAGATCCATTACCATTAAGACTAGCACTGCCTGAGCTGAGGTATCCGATTGGATCAGAGCCAGAGAAGACGATATCGATAAACCAACACTCGATAGTTGCTTATATCAAAACTGTTAAGGAAATTCTAGGAAATGATGAGTTCAACAGAATAAGAGGGACGTTTTTGGGACCGGTGATCAAGCTTGGAGAGAGGTCTTTGAAATTATCAGCTAAGATAGTGCACGCAGTTCTCACCAAAAGCATCAAGACAGTGAAGAGACACGAAGCATGGTTCCATTTTGGTGCTCAGCCAATGaggttctctataagagaattCCACATGGTGACTGGTTTGAAATGTAGTGGTGAAGCAAGAGAACCACGAGAGGAAACCGAGAAATTTAAGTGGGACTTCCTAAAAGGGTGTACTCATACAGTAAAGGACGTGGAGAAGcagctcagaaacacaagagaagatgcttctgatGAGAGATTCTGCCTTGCAATGCTCCTCCTGATTGAGAGCATACTACTACAGAAGAGCCTTCTCGACGGTGGCACAACTTTTACTTTGGATTATGTGAAAATAGCGCAGGATATGGATGTCTTGATGACATACCCATGGGAGAGAACAGCTTATAATTTGCTGTTAAAATCACTTCAGAGAGCTGTCGACAAAAGCCTCgacaaaaacaattatgattTGCAAGGATTCCCTATGGCATTTCTTATATGGATACTTGAGTCAGTACCTTTGCTACAGTATGCATTCAGTCAAGTTGTTCCTATTCTGAGCGTTCAACCGTCTACCCCAATATTTTTGTGTGAGAAGTACCTTCAAATAGCTTCTCCACAGCTGATAGATGTTCTCCTAATTGAAATCAAAGATCATGTaagtttttacattatttttttcttgtttctgttttgccttatgattctccatttaaaagctaattatttttatggtttcaGCTTAAGGTCACATGCATCCTACCTCCTATTTCTAATGATCCAGAAGCTGATGTTTGCATGGAAGACGAAGCTAATAAAGATCTGGATGACATGGCCGATTTATCCAAGAGAggttataagtttaaaattagagATTGGCGAAACATGTCAGTAGACCTATACGGTGCTAATGAACAAATAAGAAGAGCATCTTTACTGTTTGGGAATGGAGGGATGAgtcaagcttcttcttcgtatCAGGAGGAGTCTTTGGAATCAAAGATCAACAGAATCAGCGAGATGGTGGGAGATAATTTAAGGATCATGAACGATCGTTTGTGTTTGATTGAAAAAGACAGGAAACAGATTAAAGAACGTGTGACAAAACTAGAGAAACTACAAAGAGTTACTTCATATGAAACCCCAAACAATGAGGTAACTTTTTTTtcggaaattaaaattaatgtttatctagttcttgattcagttttttttttgagttgtcaagtaattttggaaGATGTTATACATATTTAGGATTGCCTTCCTAATTTTTGTTGTACTTGCACAGACTGACACAACTCCATTTCATGAGACGGCTTCCAGACAAGGTGAAGccaatgcagatcaagcagatgaacaacttaacaatgaggcaagtataattttgaaaactgttggtatttataaaattatgaatttggttgtacttaaattaatttttggaaATTCTTGTACGAGTTCATAATCCCATTCCTGACTTCAGGATACACGAGAGCCTATGAATGAGATCACGAAAGAGACACCTGGTTCTCCAATAGCTCAACAGAATATTG of the Brassica rapa cultivar Chiifu-401-42 chromosome A03, CAAS_Brap_v3.01, whole genome shotgun sequence genome contains:
- the LOC117132718 gene encoding DUF724 domain-containing protein 6-like, yielding MPPITQQTEHLQTSAIDFSETNEVEVSRRIAHFQIGAEVEILFTDDEIWYPGKVVDLKLCEGLEELTVEYTTLFTYQHNRLQKLQDTNTADKIRPATPTSDQKSFEMMDKVEAFYNNGWSSGQISMVLGDNTYSVCLYTSMETILFKHSDLRIHREWKDGVWKMADKVKPDKKRKAAASSQNSGMDNVFLRRSERVTKRSRDTKTPFKSDRNPALTVIPENIIPAVDPFSTPAEHKLSRLQNWMTLKPGMHETSLSINDNKIRKSFFQSMENAKKDLKKEHIDGAFAMLNCRRNENAAWFHNYKIPKACFLPMEFLHCLLSDDLAYKKEKVKGKKIFNDIFKDTVRGKVYPEKTWGEDVDVVYGITLGKKSNVWIGMEIHLKKKRITVYDCFQKESNSIDIPQVKKLAVLITNLLVESSGDEVDKVKMIPFEIEQAQGLPKTKHPFNCGIFLVKILECQSLKIGDMTKINDDNALELRRTLSCEIFNQFVDESFGK
- the LOC117132668 gene encoding uncharacterized protein LOC117132668, giving the protein MGDPLPLRLALPELRYPIGSEPEKTISINQHSIVAYIKTVKEILGNDEFNRIRGTFLGPVIKLGERSLKLSAKIVHAVLTKSIKTVKRHEAWFHFGAQPMRFSIREFHMVTGLKCSGEAREPREETEKFKWDFLKGCTHTVKDVEKQLRNTREDASDERFCLAMLLLIESILLQKSLLDGGTTFTLDYVKIAQDMDVLMTYPWERTAYNLLLKSLQRAVDKSLDKNNYDLQGFPMAFLIWILESVPLLQYAFSQVVPILSVQPSTPIFLCEKYLQIASPQLIDVLLIEIKDHLKVTCILPPISNDPEADVCMEDEANKDLDDMADLSKRGYKFKIRDWRNMSVDLYGANEQIRRASLLFGNGGMSQASSSYQEESLESKINRISEMVGDNLRIMNDRLCLIEKDRKQIKERVTKLEKLQRVTSYETPNNEDCLPNFCCTCTD